One Pelodiscus sinensis isolate JC-2024 chromosome 24, ASM4963464v1, whole genome shotgun sequence DNA segment encodes these proteins:
- the C24H19orf84 gene encoding piRNA-mediated silencing protein C19orf84 homolog, with amino-acid sequence MEGPSGAARSAGSPSPTEPPASDQTALEKIPVVPSCPMPASGTPWILGRPSAGALSSITVPIRLDALSYLLNSALMGAYSALPQTPLYGGQGALALGHGAPPQQALGCRCQPHYCCAPLPACANPQQAQVGCYGSSAVGQSSAGYSQGISGVRGDWQDFSPRWERRGSPSPRSWGENGRARGQKDFSRPWGGQRPRGEEESAPRKAGLWNPGSRRAPGSDYAARKRNQDGRPWDAPGAKRWSSGCPQRWGSGPGETKAAKATGEDWEADYAGSTAQRSVSEKAKSSQAGLPASQEGEDWEKEYEEPPKSVPAVPPPAEVPSKVQAASGQEKKTPRPAAKDSTFSSYLQNLFSDVQRGSSAGSEPRRAGKPQGGAAEGGMQRPGEGGPRGRGLAELGDFAARRADPAPAAAESKDSA; translated from the exons ATGGAGGGGCCGAGCGGGGCCGCCCGGAGCGCGGG ctcccccagccccacggagcCGCCCGCATCGGACCAGACTGCGCTGGAGAAGATTCCTGTGGTGCCCTCCTGCCCCATGCCCGCCTCTGGTACCCCTTGGATCCTGGGCCGCCCCTCGGCAGGGGCCCTCTCCTCCATCACAGTGCCCATCCGGCTAGACGCCCTGTCCTACCTGCTCAACAGCGCCCTCATGGGGGCCTACTCGGCCTTGCCACAGACGCCCCTCTACGGCGGCCagggggccctggccctgggccacGGTGCGCCTCCCCAGCAAGCACTGGGCTGCAGGTGCCAGCCACACTACTGCTGCGCCCCCCTGCCGGCTTGTGCCAACCCGCAGCAGGCTCAGGTGGGGTGCTATGGGTCCAgcgccgtggggcagagcagcgccgGCTACTCCCAAGGGATTTCCGGGGTCCGCGGCGACTGGCAGGACTTCTCTCCAAGGTGGGAGCGGCGTGGGTCCCCGTCGCcgaggagctggggggagaacgGACGAGCAAGGGGGCAGAAGGATTTCAGTCGGCCCTGGGGCGGGCAGAGGCCACGGGGCGAGGAGGAATCTGCCCCTCGGAAGGCGGGGCTGTGGAACCCGGGATCCAGGAGAGCCCCGGGTTCAGATTATGCAGCCAGGAAGCGGAACCAAGATGGCCGCCCCTGGGATGCCCCGGGGGCGAAGAGATGGTCTAGTGGGTGCCCGCAGAGATGGGGGTCTGGCCCAGGGGAAACCAAGGCAGCCAAAGccactggggaagactgggaggcGGATTATGCCGGATCCACCGCCCAACGGAGCGTCTCGGAGAAAGCCAAGTCTTCCCAAGCTGGCCTCCCGGCGTCCCAGGAAGGagaagactgggaaaaagagTATGAGGAGCCCCCCAAATCGGTACCAGCGGTTCCCCCGCCTGCAGAGGTGCCTTCAAAGGTTCAAGCGGCCTCCGGCCAGGAGAAGAAAACGCCCCGACCGGCTGCCAAGGACAGCACCTTCTCCAGCTATCTCCAGAACCTTTTCTCTGACGTGCAGAGGGGCTCTAGCGCCGGTTCGGAGCCCCGCCGGGCAGGCAAGCCCCAGGGGGGCGCTGCTGAAGGTGGGATGCAGCGCCCGGGAGAGGGAGGCCCACGTGGCCGCGGGTTGGCTGAGCTCGGCGATTTTGCAGCCAGGCGGGCAGACCCCGCCCCTGCCGCTGCGGAGAGCAAGGACAGCGCGTGA
- the LOC102457806 gene encoding lens fiber membrane intrinsic protein-like, which translates to MYSFMAGGLFCASVGNILLVVCTATDYWVQYRLQGGLAHQGLWRYCLAGKCYMQTENIAYWNATRAFMILSALSCFAGIITGILSFAHPSTFERYNRSFAAGIMFFVSTLFVLLAMAIYTGVTVNFLGKRFGDWRFSWSYILGWVALLMAFFAGIFYMCAYRMHGCQRVAETR; encoded by the exons ATGTACAGCTTCATGGCAGGGGGGCTTTTCTGTGCCTCCGTGGGGAACATCCTGCTGGTGGTTTGCACGGCCACTGACTACTGGGTGCAGTACCGGCTCCAGGGGGGCCTGGCTCACCAGGGCCTGTGGCGTTACTGTCTGGCGGGCAAGTGTTACATGCAGACCGAGAACATTG CCTACTGGAACGCCACCCGGGCCTTCATGATTCTCTCCGCCCTGTCCTGCTTCGCTGGCATCATCACGGGCATCTTGTCCTTCGCCCACCCATCCACCTTCGAGAGATATAACCGGTCCTTCGCTGCCGGGATAATGTTCTTCGTCTCCA cgctgtTTGTGCTCCTGGCCATGGCCATCTACACCGGAGTCACCGTCAACTTCCTGGGCAAGCGGTTCGGCGACTGGCGCTTCTCGTGGTCTTACATCCTGGGCTGGGTGGCCCTGCTCATGGCCTTCTTCGCAG GGATCTTTTACATGTGCGCGTATCGGATGCACGGATGCCAGCGCGTGGCCGAGACGCGCTAA